TCTCGCGCGTGATCGTGGAGAAACCGATCGGCCGTGACCTCGCCTCCGCCCACGAGATCAACAGCACTATCGGACGCGTCTTTCACGAGTCGCAGATCTTCCGCATCGATCATTATCTCGGCAAGGAAACCGTCCAGAACCTGCTCGTTATCCGGTTCGCCAACAGCATCTTTGAGCCGATCTGGAACCACAAATACATCGACCATGTGCAGATCACCGTCAGCGAGGCAGAGGGCATCGGCACCCGCGCCAGCTATTATGAGCAGGCCGGGGCGCTGCGGGACATGGTGCAGAACCACATCCTCCAAGTGCTGTGTCTCGTCGCTATGGAGCCGCCCCACTCACTCGATCCCGACGTGGTGCGCAACGCCCGCATCGACGTACTGCGGTGTCTCCGCCCGATCGTCGGCAAGGATGTGGAGCGGTTCGTTGTGCGTGCACAGTACAGCCACGGCACGATTCACGGCACGGAGAATCCGGGCTACCGGCACGAGGCGGGCGTCACCCCTGATTCGACCATCGAAACCTACGTCGCGTTCAAGTGCTTTGTGGAAAACTGGCGGTGGGCCGGGGTGCCCTTCTATGTCCGTACTGGCAAAGCCATGCCAAAGCGGACCAGTGAGATCGCCGTGTACTTCAAGGACATTCCTCACATTCTCTTCAACGCCAATCCGGCGGCCCCGCAGGCCCCGAATGTCCTCACCCTGCGCATCCAACCGGAAGAGGGGCTGTCGCTGCGCATCATGTCCAAAAAACCCGGCTCGAAAGCCCAGACCCACCCGGTGGACATGAACTTCAAGTACAGCGATGCCTTTGCCGCCCCCTCGCCAGAGGCCTACGAACGGCTCCTGCTGGATGTGATGGCGGGCGACACCTCGCTCTTCATGCGGCGCGACGCGGTGGAGGCGTCTTGGGCGTGGGTCACCGGCATTCTCCACGGCTGGAAAGAGCACGGCCCTAAGTGGCTGCCGGAATATGCGGCGGGAAGCTGGGGGCCCGTGGAAGCCGACAAGCTGATTGAGAGCGACGGGCGCAAGTGGCGGATCGGTTAGCTGCGTCCCAGGGCGAGCTGCTTGAGAATTTCCTGCTTCGTCCCAAGGCCGCCGATAAACCGTTCAAACTGACCATTGCGATACAGCGCCAGCGCCGGCAGGCTTACGATCTCCAACTCAGCCGGAATTTGATGTTGCTCCTGCACATTTAGTGTCAGAACCAACAGGCGGTCGCTGGCTTCCCTCTGCACTTGCTCGAGTTCCCGCATCAGGGCCTGACAAGGTCCACAGCCCGGCTGCCAGAACTCTACCAGCACCGGCACGCCCGCCTGCTCGACAACCTGGTCGAATTCCCAATCGGTGACTGCGCGCAATCCGCTCATAGGCTGCGCCAGTCGTCCCGGCTGAACACGTGGTCGTAGAGCAGCGCGGCCAGCACGCGATAGCCCTCCGTGGTCAGATGCAGTCCATCGTTGGAATAGCGCGCCTGCAACAGGCCCGTGTCCGGCTCGGAGGTCGCGGAAAACAGATCCACAACTGGCATGGCGTGGTGCGCACCGTAGTCGTGAATTAGGTGATTGAGTGCGTGCCGCTGCGCGATCGGGCCCGCCGCCCAGTCGGCTGCCCCCGGACCAGCGATCCGAATGGACGGCACCGTCACCGCCACCGGCTGCACCCCCGTCCCACGCGCGGCGTCGTACATCGTGAGCAGGTTCCGAAAAATCGCCGCGGGAGGCGCCCCGCACCCAAGGTCGTTTGTTCCGCCAAGAATCACCACAGCAGCCGGTTTGTGTGCCAGCACATCGCCCTGCAACCGAACGGTCATCTCGCTTGTCAGCTCACCGCACCTCCCACTGACCCACACCTGCGCCCGCTGCCCCAGCGACTCCTGCAGAAATGCGCCATACGGTGTTTCGCGGAGGTGGGGCGTCTCGCGTGTGGGGGACTGATAGCCGGCGGTCAGGCTGTCGCCAAAACAGACAATGATCGACGCAGCTCGCACCGTGCTAGCGCCGGGCCTCGGCCGGTGGCCAGGTCATCTCCACCTGCCGGCCGCAGTAATAGCACGACAGCCGATATTTAGCCTGCCGACGCGGATTGGGGAGCGAGGTAAAGACCACCGGCGTGTCATCGTAGGGGCAGACGGGCTGTTGATGCATCAGATGTTCGTCGGCCATGCCCAGAATGGCCGCATCGTCCCATGGTGGGGTCAACTGTTCCTTCCCCGTCAGTTTGGACTGCCACCCGCAGCGCAGGCACTTTACCTCGAAGGTTTTCACGCGATCACGGACCTGGGATAGATCGTGGACCTCCACCGGCCCCGAGCAGCTCGGGGACGCGCAGCTCAGATGCTCATGCTGGAGCGCCTGGATAAAGTGCGGCGGTGCGGACGAGGAGAACACGAGGGAGCCTCCTTACGAATCAAACGAGAGAATCAGAGACAGTAGCAATAGCTGCTGACTGCCCGTGAGCCCGGGTACCCCAGGGCGGACCTCACCCCGCGTGAAAAACCCTCCGTTGACGCCAGTGGATTCGTCAACCCGGTGCTCCAATCTGAGCAGCGTCGTAGTCTTGTCGAAGGCCCACTTATACTCCACCGTGGACGTGACCGCTTTGACCAGCTGTTCGTGACCGGTCCACCGTCCGTTCCGGTCCCAGTAGAATTCCGGTCGGACGGCCACACTCCACGGCCCCGCGACATTCCAGCGCGTAAAGAGCGCACCGCCCATCACGAACGCACGCGGATCACCCGGACGGGTAGCGATGTTTTCCGTGCCCACATCATAGGACAGCGCCACTGTCACGCCCTCCCCCCGCCACTCAGCAATACTATTTAAATACAGCCGCCAAAATTTGACGTCGGTCGCGGCCTGATCGGGGCCGGCATAGAGCGTGTTGGTCAGCGTCACGCGCGACGTGGGCTGCCAGGCCGTCTGCGCTCCATAGCTTGGCTGATCGTTTGGGTGGGATAAATGAAAGTACCCATTGAGCACGAAGAGCGTGGCGGTCAGCTCGTCGCTGACCGGATAGCTGGCCTTGGCACCGAACATCATGTAGGGCGTGTTATCGGCCACCCACGAGCGCGTATAGTTGAAATTGTCGCGCGCGTAGAGCGACTCATAGCCGATCAGACTGTT
Above is a window of Nitrospira sp. DNA encoding:
- a CDS encoding porin is translated as MPPVRPVIRRCGLFCRANRAIKVLVWLAVSSSAWPVHAETVTPLPVAPPAAIDWHYGGFVDLSYPLNFNFPENHRWRDRSTVARHNELAPNMAVAYVRKDITAGSVWGMEFGVQGGYDTKDFAYSQGVKAVGGADTLRHIHRANVSYLAPLGRGVTVTAGLFNSLIGYESLYARDNFNYTRSWVADNTPYMMFGAKASYPVSDELTATLFVLNGYFHLSHPNDQPSYGAQTAWQPTSRVTLTNTLYAGPDQAATDVKFWRLYLNSIAEWRGEGVTVALSYDVGTENIATRPGDPRAFVMGGALFTRWNVAGPWSVAVRPEFYWDRNGRWTGHEQLVKAVTSTVEYKWAFDKTTTLLRLEHRVDESTGVNGGFFTRGEVRPGVPGLTGSQQLLLLSLILSFDS
- a CDS encoding thiol reductase thioredoxin, with translation MSGLRAVTDWEFDQVVEQAGVPVLVEFWQPGCGPCQALMRELEQVQREASDRLLVLTLNVQEQHQIPAELEIVSLPALALYRNGQFERFIGGLGTKQEILKQLALGRS
- the zwf gene encoding glucose-6-phosphate dehydrogenase; this translates as MSQTGPSALEESIRNFTAEPCTLVIFGGSGDLTKRKLVPAVYNLFLDGVLPSNFAILGLGRTPLSDHDFRASMRDGIITYSRQKLSDAKWKAFEQHLFYQAGSLDEPKLYQDMTARCETIEAALKLPGNRIFYLAIPPTSFSPACTGLKRAGLIHAAGTKVPFSRVIVEKPIGRDLASAHEINSTIGRVFHESQIFRIDHYLGKETVQNLLVIRFANSIFEPIWNHKYIDHVQITVSEAEGIGTRASYYEQAGALRDMVQNHILQVLCLVAMEPPHSLDPDVVRNARIDVLRCLRPIVGKDVERFVVRAQYSHGTIHGTENPGYRHEAGVTPDSTIETYVAFKCFVENWRWAGVPFYVRTGKAMPKRTSEIAVYFKDIPHILFNANPAAPQAPNVLTLRIQPEEGLSLRIMSKKPGSKAQTHPVDMNFKYSDAFAAPSPEAYERLLLDVMAGDTSLFMRRDAVEASWAWVTGILHGWKEHGPKWLPEYAAGSWGPVEADKLIESDGRKWRIG